GCAACAATTTTATCACACAATGGCCAAGAAAGATTGGCATTTAGCATTGATAACAATAAAGAAAATATTAGTAAAATCATTGATCTAGCAAATAAAAACATTCAAGTCATAGGGATCGATGAAATACAATTTTTTCCAATCGAAATTGTTGATGTAATAGTAAAACTTGTAGATATGGGAAAAACTATAATTGTTGCAGGTTTGGATTTGGATTTTAGAGGTGAGCCATTTGGAATTATGCCATTAATTATGGCAATAGCCGATAGCGTTTTAAAATTAAAAGCAATCTGTGTTGTTTGTGGTAAAGATGCTCATCACACACAAAGAATTGTTAATGGTGTACCTGCAAAATATGATGATCCAATAATTTTGGTTGGGGCTAAAGAATGCTATGAAGCAAGATGCAGAAATTGTTTTTCTATAGACAAACAAGCCGTTT
Above is a genomic segment from Candidatus Dependentiae bacterium containing:
- a CDS encoding thymidine kinase codes for the protein MNNPKGRLEVICGSMFSGKTEELMRRLGRAEYAKQNVLTIKHQIDNRKSSATILSHNGQERLAFSIDNNKENISKIIDLANKNIQVIGIDEIQFFPIEIVDVIVKLVDMGKTIIVAGLDLDFRGEPFGIMPLIMAIADSVLKLKAICVVCGKDAHHTQRIVNGVPAKYDDPIILVGAKECYEARCRNCFSIDKQAVLVTPAKKYTEKNI